One region of Edaphobacter bradus genomic DNA includes:
- a CDS encoding MFS transporter, whose product MTLGRGAIDELPVRIAPTSSMRNGSGRVRWWIAWTLFFSTVTNYISRQTFSVLSPMIAREFHFTHTDLAKVFGTFQVSYALTWLLGGILLDAIGVQLGLALAAILWSVVNIFTGFASSVFGFAAFRFMLGIGEGFNWPAASKTVAEWFPSQERSLAVAIFDSGSSVGGALAAIGIPWIALALSWRWAFAFSGLLGFVWLVAWFRVYHPLDRHPRVTRDEAAYIRSGQEVACKSGLRGLQRYLQLMKDPNVWGIVLGRSLTDPIWWFYVFWLPQYLSDARGFSLRSIALFAWIPFVAADIGNFTGGWISSYCIRRGVPVVRARKAVCAVSVIPILAGVPAAHLHNVYLAMALICVALWGFASWSTMGLTLPSDLFPQDVVATVTGLSGFAAGLIGAAFTYAVGILVDRFSYGPAFLAAGLLPVVATICVFALIRPVKTKPLSY is encoded by the coding sequence ATGACGTTGGGAAGAGGGGCTATCGACGAACTGCCAGTCCGCATCGCACCGACTTCATCTATGCGAAACGGATCCGGCCGGGTCCGCTGGTGGATCGCCTGGACGCTCTTCTTTTCGACGGTGACGAACTACATCAGCCGGCAGACCTTCTCGGTTCTGTCGCCGATGATCGCCCGCGAGTTCCACTTCACTCACACTGATCTCGCAAAGGTATTCGGCACGTTCCAGGTGTCGTACGCGCTGACGTGGCTTCTGGGCGGCATCCTGCTTGACGCAATTGGAGTGCAGCTGGGGCTGGCCCTGGCGGCGATCCTCTGGTCGGTGGTCAACATCTTCACCGGATTCGCGAGCTCTGTTTTCGGATTTGCCGCCTTTCGCTTCATGCTCGGAATCGGGGAAGGATTCAACTGGCCTGCCGCCAGCAAAACGGTGGCCGAATGGTTTCCGAGCCAGGAACGCAGCCTTGCGGTAGCAATCTTTGACAGCGGATCAAGTGTGGGGGGAGCCTTGGCTGCTATCGGCATTCCGTGGATTGCGTTGGCGCTGAGCTGGCGCTGGGCGTTCGCATTCTCGGGGCTGCTGGGATTCGTTTGGCTCGTCGCGTGGTTTCGCGTCTACCATCCACTCGATCGTCATCCACGGGTAACGCGGGACGAAGCCGCCTACATCCGTTCCGGCCAGGAAGTGGCCTGCAAGTCCGGCCTGCGCGGCCTGCAGCGGTATCTCCAGCTGATGAAAGATCCTAACGTGTGGGGCATTGTGTTGGGTCGCAGCCTTACCGATCCCATCTGGTGGTTTTATGTTTTCTGGCTGCCCCAGTACTTGAGCGACGCGCGCGGATTCAGCCTGCGGAGCATCGCGCTGTTTGCCTGGATCCCATTCGTTGCCGCCGACATCGGCAACTTTACCGGTGGCTGGATTTCCAGCTACTGCATTAGGCGTGGCGTTCCGGTGGTTCGCGCGCGGAAGGCCGTTTGTGCTGTCAGCGTGATTCCGATTCTGGCTGGAGTACCAGCGGCCCATCTGCACAACGTGTACCTTGCGATGGCGCTGATATGCGTCGCCTTATGGGGTTTTGCCAGTTGGTCAACCATGGGACTGACCTTGCCGTCGGATCTGTTTCCGCAGGATGTAGTTGCCACCGTTACAGGACTCAGCGGCTTTGCCGCCGGACTGATCGGGGCTGCGTTTACCTATGCCGTTGGTATCCTGGTCGACCGGTTTTCCTACGGTCCCGCCTTCCTTGCCGCTGGCTTGCTGCCGGTGGTTGCAACCATCTGTGTCTTCGCACTTATTCGTCCAGTGAAGACCAAACCATTGAGTTACTAG
- a CDS encoding 6-phosphogluconolactonase, with amino-acid sequence MKVEVHETRQAAGQAAAEAAATAFRHAGHDGKDIPVIFATGASQLETLRALTQIGNIPWERVQAFHMDEYVGMAPDHPASFRRYLHENLVRKVPLKQFYEIDGTEPDPARVCEDYASAVRAARPQVCLLGIGENGHLAFNDPHVADFYDPLDVKIVDLDDPCRVQQAAEGWFESFEKVPPTAMTLTIPTLFRVPRLIASVPGVRKASIVRRALTEPISRDCPATILRTHPDATLFLDMESAAELDGF; translated from the coding sequence ATGAAAGTTGAGGTTCACGAGACGAGGCAGGCTGCAGGCCAGGCTGCAGCGGAGGCCGCAGCAACCGCATTCCGCCACGCGGGTCACGATGGCAAAGACATTCCAGTTATTTTTGCGACTGGCGCCTCGCAACTGGAGACACTTCGCGCACTGACTCAGATCGGCAATATTCCCTGGGAGCGGGTGCAAGCCTTCCATATGGATGAATACGTGGGCATGGCGCCCGACCATCCAGCCTCGTTTCGCCGCTACCTGCATGAGAACCTGGTGCGAAAAGTTCCTCTGAAGCAATTCTACGAGATCGATGGAACTGAACCCGACCCAGCTCGCGTGTGCGAGGACTATGCGAGCGCTGTTCGAGCCGCCAGGCCTCAGGTATGCCTGTTGGGGATTGGCGAAAACGGACACCTGGCTTTCAACGATCCACACGTTGCGGACTTCTACGATCCTCTCGACGTGAAGATCGTGGATCTGGATGATCCGTGCCGCGTACAGCAAGCCGCGGAGGGCTGGTTCGAGAGCTTCGAGAAAGTGCCGCCCACGGCCATGACTCTTACGATCCCGACGCTGTTTCGTGTGCCCAGGCTGATCGCATCGGTGCCTGGCGTGCGAAAGGCCAGCATCGTCCGGCGCGCTCTTACAGAACCAATCTCACGCGATTGTCCGGCGACGATTCTTCGCACCCACCCGGATGCGACTCTCTTTCTCGATATGGAATCTGCGGCCGAACTGGACGGATTTTAA
- a CDS encoding carboxypeptidase-like regulatory domain-containing protein: MTDASGAAIPGATITATQIATATVRTTVSSANGIYVLSALPIGPYKLRVAAQGFETYIQTGITLQVNESPKVNITLNVGQVTEQVVVNSEAAMVQTDTTSVSQVIDQARMTELPLNGRQPTDLIMLAGGATDTPPRYSDLTGSKNYSSGTAISVFGGQSNGTNYLLDGGENIDTFSNVNLPLPFPDALQEFSVETSSLSARYGSHPGAVVNAVTKSGTNQIHGSLFEFVRNGAVNAANAYSHKVDPLKRNQFGGTVGGPILRGKVFGFFGLQETVTRTTPSGYTSYLPTQAVLNGDFSTFDALATNGGCQAKAAVTLKDPNGGTFAGNKIPTSRFNQQALNLVKHLPMPTDPCGKLVYSIPQPQSERQILGRVDTNISARQNIFGHYFSGDYLRPGHYSDSNILLAQVSGVVDHSKSIVMGDTYTISPTIVNSAHLGYTRLAVTRGPAPNGINLASLGVNIPYQPLSNFLSLSVPSYFSVGCGTCSSANLTQNNIQLADDMDIVRGRQHISLGVEWVNHKDVIVFWGLAAGQFGFSNNNTGDALADFMLGLPRSFTQANKQRFDGNQNYFGAYVHDVVQFNKRLTAQLGVRWEPNLWGNERANRMQHFDMAAFNVGTVSNVYPNAPAGLLFPGDKGVGQTFAQNHPWKFEPRAGISWDPTGTGHQIIRAGYGLFYDVLSLGYWEDQTADAPWGYQISLNNPVGGFSNPWAGYPGGSPFPTPQPPSRNVAFPAQGSYITYPSNMRQMYTNQWNLMYEIQPFSNWVFSAGYVGNKTIHVLSGENINASVYAPGSCPTPNDPTSTVCAALRKTSNSRRALYLKNPALGAVYSDINQADDNGIAGYNGLLLKGQHRFSSNYTILANYTYSHCLGNAEFSTDFAFQQTQDPNNLNGERGNCSTDIRHIANISFVGVSPALSNRLANTLVGRWKLSPIVTRHSGTWFTPSSGFDYSLTNINNDRPNLTGNPYQRDVKHLTWLTATGFTPNAWGTFGNVRRNSVRGPGWINVNVALSREFAIREQQRFEFRFEAFNLANHANYNSLSTNLSSSSFGKIQGAADPRILQIAGKFTF; this comes from the coding sequence GTGACGGATGCCTCGGGGGCTGCCATACCTGGTGCGACGATCACCGCAACGCAAATCGCAACCGCCACTGTCAGGACGACGGTAAGCAGCGCCAACGGAATCTATGTATTGTCAGCTCTCCCCATTGGACCTTATAAGCTGCGAGTGGCAGCGCAGGGATTCGAAACGTATATTCAGACCGGGATCACCCTCCAGGTCAACGAGAGCCCAAAAGTCAATATCACCCTCAACGTGGGACAGGTCACCGAGCAGGTGGTTGTGAACTCGGAAGCTGCCATGGTACAGACCGACACGACGTCCGTTTCGCAGGTGATTGACCAGGCGCGAATGACCGAGCTTCCGCTCAACGGTCGCCAGCCCACGGATCTCATCATGTTAGCAGGAGGAGCAACGGATACGCCTCCAAGGTACAGCGACTTGACCGGCAGCAAGAACTATAGCTCGGGCACCGCCATCTCTGTTTTCGGCGGGCAGTCTAACGGAACAAACTATCTGCTCGATGGCGGCGAGAATATCGACACTTTCTCCAACGTGAACCTTCCGTTGCCTTTCCCTGACGCGCTTCAGGAATTCAGCGTTGAGACCAGCTCGCTTTCGGCACGCTACGGCTCGCACCCGGGAGCCGTTGTGAACGCGGTAACAAAGTCCGGAACGAATCAGATTCACGGCAGTCTTTTCGAATTCGTTCGCAACGGGGCAGTCAACGCGGCAAACGCTTATAGCCACAAAGTTGACCCGTTAAAGAGAAATCAGTTCGGTGGAACCGTGGGCGGGCCGATCCTCAGGGGTAAAGTATTCGGCTTTTTCGGACTTCAAGAAACGGTGACACGCACTACGCCTTCGGGGTATACCTCTTACCTGCCTACCCAGGCCGTACTGAATGGAGACTTTAGCACGTTTGATGCCCTTGCCACGAACGGAGGATGTCAGGCGAAAGCAGCAGTCACGCTAAAAGATCCGAACGGAGGAACATTCGCAGGTAACAAGATTCCTACATCCCGGTTCAATCAACAGGCGCTTAACCTCGTGAAGCATCTTCCCATGCCTACAGATCCGTGCGGGAAGCTTGTATATTCGATTCCACAGCCTCAGAGCGAGCGTCAGATTCTTGGCCGTGTTGACACCAATATCAGCGCGAGGCAGAACATCTTCGGCCACTATTTCAGCGGAGATTACCTGCGCCCCGGACACTATAGCGATTCGAATATCCTGCTAGCGCAAGTGTCCGGCGTGGTGGACCACAGCAAGTCCATCGTGATGGGCGACACCTACACAATCTCTCCTACCATTGTGAACTCCGCCCACCTTGGCTATACGCGCTTGGCAGTTACGCGCGGACCGGCTCCAAATGGGATTAACCTTGCCTCACTGGGCGTAAATATTCCGTATCAACCTTTGTCTAACTTTCTTTCTCTTTCTGTCCCGTCATACTTTAGTGTCGGCTGCGGAACCTGCTCGTCGGCTAACCTGACTCAGAACAATATCCAGTTAGCAGACGATATGGATATAGTTCGCGGACGGCAGCACATCTCGCTGGGAGTCGAATGGGTCAACCACAAAGACGTGATCGTGTTCTGGGGGTTGGCGGCCGGACAGTTCGGCTTTAGCAATAACAACACGGGAGACGCTCTCGCCGACTTCATGCTCGGCCTTCCGAGGAGCTTCACACAAGCAAACAAGCAGCGCTTTGATGGTAACCAGAATTACTTCGGAGCGTACGTCCATGATGTCGTCCAATTCAATAAGAGATTGACCGCCCAGCTTGGCGTGCGCTGGGAGCCAAACCTGTGGGGAAATGAAAGAGCCAACCGAATGCAGCACTTTGATATGGCTGCCTTCAACGTCGGTACCGTCAGCAACGTATATCCAAACGCCCCGGCTGGTTTGTTGTTTCCAGGGGATAAGGGCGTAGGGCAGACTTTTGCGCAGAACCATCCCTGGAAGTTCGAACCACGCGCGGGTATTTCCTGGGATCCTACAGGGACTGGCCACCAGATTATTCGAGCCGGCTATGGGCTCTTCTATGATGTGCTGTCGCTGGGTTACTGGGAAGATCAAACAGCAGATGCTCCCTGGGGCTATCAAATTTCTCTGAACAACCCTGTGGGAGGATTCTCAAATCCATGGGCTGGATATCCGGGGGGAAGTCCATTTCCGACTCCTCAACCGCCTTCCAGGAACGTGGCATTCCCGGCTCAAGGATCCTATATTACGTATCCGTCCAACATGCGCCAGATGTACACCAACCAGTGGAATCTGATGTATGAGATTCAGCCGTTCTCAAACTGGGTATTTTCCGCAGGGTATGTTGGTAACAAGACCATTCATGTTTTGAGCGGAGAGAACATTAATGCCTCTGTGTACGCACCGGGAAGCTGCCCCACGCCCAACGACCCTACGTCCACGGTCTGCGCCGCGCTCCGAAAGACGTCGAACTCGAGACGAGCGCTCTATTTGAAGAACCCGGCCCTTGGAGCGGTATATTCCGATATTAACCAGGCCGACGACAACGGAATTGCGGGTTACAACGGCTTGCTTCTCAAAGGCCAGCATCGGTTCAGCTCGAACTATACGATTCTGGCGAACTACACCTACTCCCACTGCCTCGGCAACGCTGAATTCTCCACCGACTTCGCGTTTCAGCAGACGCAGGACCCCAATAATCTGAATGGCGAACGAGGCAACTGCAGCACCGACATTCGGCATATCGCCAATATTTCGTTCGTTGGAGTGTCTCCTGCTCTTTCGAATCGTTTGGCTAACACTCTGGTCGGTCGCTGGAAGCTGTCGCCGATTGTGACCAGGCATAGTGGTACATGGTTTACCCCGAGTAGCGGTTTCGATTATTCTCTGACGAATATCAATAATGACCGCCCGAATCTGACGGGAAATCCCTATCAACGCGATGTGAAGCATCTTACATGGCTCACTGCCACCGGATTTACCCCAAACGCATGGGGAACCTTTGGCAATGTCAGGCGGAATTCAGTGCGAGGCCCCGGATGGATAAACGTGAATGTGGCCTTGAGCAGGGAATTTGCTATCCGCGAACAGCAACGATTCGAATTCCGTTTCGAGGCGTTCAACCTTGCCAACCACGCCAACTACAATAGCCTGAGCACTAACCTGTCGAGCAGCTCTTTTGGGAAGATTCAGGGCGCTGCCGATCCGCGCATTCTGCAGATCGCTGGGAAGTTCACGTTCTAA
- the bglX gene encoding beta-glucosidase BglX — protein sequence MIHSTSERLHVPKNLSCRAILLCFSIVAFHGLSTAQLSRLQGGEAAAQEQSKRPNVQLADPKLEARVNELLQKMTLEEKIGQLVQYHADDHVAPPRSPGAGKAANATANLAANPVTHVKVDAFRLAETGMLGSTLNTIGAERTNKLQHAAVEKSRLHIPLLFGADVIHGFRTVYPVPLGLAASFDPDLVSSLSHMAAEEATTAGVRWFYSPMVDISRDARWGRSTEGAGEDPYLGSAMARAYVKGYQGNDLSQPGNVAVSVKHFAAYGAAEAGREYNTTDMSEITLRQVYLQPYKAAVEAGAATLMSAFNSLNGVPSSANPFLLTKILRDEWKFDGFVVSDFTAVMELTHHGIALDAASATSKALTAGVDVDMMSHYYDTELPELVRSGKVPMAVVDEAVRRVLRVKFALGLFEHPYAEGTEVTAAVTEHRPLARKAAEESFVLLKNEKLASGTPVLPLQPSVRRIALIGPLADSASNMGGAWGGAGQHSDVITVKAALEERSQREGRSLIYAKGTEISGDSEADIVAAVEAAKASDVAILALGESNQMSGEAGSRAHLDLPGKQQKLLEAVAATGKPIVLLVFSGRPLVLDWAARNVSAIMAVWFPGVEAGPAIADVLYGDVSPSGKLPMSFPRAVGQEPLYYNQLPTGRPPMDADLSNPPTSNSRFISRYIDVPNDALFAFGHGLSYTQFAYSGVRLSKPGIQLKQVTENGTSPLIIATATISNTGNRRATEVVQCYVRNLGASIEQPVRSLKGFQRVTLNPGESRDVTFNLGFDELAFYNIHSKAVMEPTEYTVWIGGSSLATENAKFTVAP from the coding sequence ATGATTCATTCGACAAGCGAGCGGTTGCATGTGCCTAAGAATTTGTCGTGCCGTGCAATCCTGCTCTGCTTCAGTATTGTTGCTTTTCATGGTTTGAGCACAGCACAACTGTCCCGACTTCAGGGCGGGGAAGCTGCTGCACAAGAACAGTCGAAGCGCCCTAATGTCCAGCTTGCGGATCCAAAGCTGGAAGCCCGGGTGAATGAGCTTCTACAAAAGATGACCCTGGAGGAAAAGATTGGACAGCTTGTTCAGTATCATGCTGACGATCACGTTGCTCCGCCGCGATCTCCGGGGGCGGGCAAAGCAGCCAATGCAACTGCGAACCTCGCAGCCAATCCTGTGACCCACGTTAAAGTGGATGCTTTTCGACTTGCCGAAACTGGAATGCTCGGTTCGACGTTGAACACCATTGGAGCGGAGCGCACGAACAAACTTCAGCATGCGGCAGTCGAGAAGAGTCGACTCCACATTCCTCTACTCTTCGGGGCCGATGTCATTCACGGTTTTCGGACGGTATACCCCGTGCCGTTAGGGCTGGCAGCCAGCTTTGATCCTGATCTTGTTTCATCGCTTTCGCACATGGCCGCGGAAGAGGCCACGACCGCTGGAGTTCGTTGGTTCTATTCACCGATGGTAGACATCAGCCGCGATGCACGCTGGGGACGGTCAACGGAAGGAGCAGGAGAAGATCCCTACCTTGGCTCAGCGATGGCGAGAGCTTATGTGAAGGGCTATCAGGGGAATGACCTCTCGCAGCCAGGCAATGTTGCGGTGTCCGTAAAGCACTTTGCCGCCTACGGTGCAGCCGAGGCGGGCAGAGAATACAACACGACGGACATGTCGGAGATCACCCTGCGACAGGTTTATCTGCAACCCTACAAGGCTGCTGTTGAGGCCGGGGCCGCGACGCTGATGAGTGCGTTTAACTCCCTCAATGGAGTTCCATCCTCGGCGAATCCGTTTCTTCTTACAAAGATCCTTCGCGACGAGTGGAAGTTCGATGGCTTTGTAGTAAGCGACTTTACAGCGGTGATGGAGTTGACACATCACGGCATCGCTCTCGACGCGGCGTCGGCAACGAGCAAGGCACTCACCGCGGGTGTGGATGTCGATATGATGTCGCACTACTACGATACCGAACTCCCTGAACTGGTTCGGTCGGGCAAGGTTCCAATGGCAGTTGTGGATGAAGCCGTTCGTAGAGTCTTGCGAGTGAAGTTTGCCCTGGGTCTTTTCGAGCATCCGTATGCTGAGGGGACCGAGGTTACGGCTGCTGTTACGGAACATAGACCACTGGCGCGCAAAGCGGCGGAGGAATCGTTTGTTCTTCTGAAGAATGAAAAGCTGGCGAGCGGCACCCCTGTTCTTCCACTCCAGCCCAGCGTTAGGAGAATCGCTCTCATTGGCCCCCTGGCAGATAGTGCCTCCAATATGGGTGGTGCGTGGGGAGGGGCGGGACAACATAGCGACGTGATCACCGTTAAAGCTGCGTTGGAAGAGCGCTCTCAACGAGAAGGCCGTTCGCTCATCTATGCCAAGGGCACAGAGATCTCTGGTGATTCCGAAGCCGACATTGTGGCGGCCGTAGAAGCAGCCAAAGCGTCAGACGTCGCGATTCTCGCGCTGGGCGAATCCAATCAAATGAGCGGAGAAGCGGGGTCCCGCGCACACCTCGATCTGCCGGGCAAGCAACAGAAGCTTCTTGAAGCCGTAGCTGCCACCGGGAAGCCAATTGTTTTACTCGTATTCTCCGGTCGTCCCCTGGTCCTGGACTGGGCCGCCAGAAATGTGTCAGCAATTATGGCGGTCTGGTTTCCCGGCGTTGAAGCCGGTCCGGCAATCGCAGATGTCCTATATGGCGATGTGTCGCCCAGCGGCAAACTTCCCATGAGCTTTCCGCGTGCTGTGGGGCAGGAGCCGCTCTATTACAACCAGTTGCCGACCGGGCGGCCACCAATGGATGCCGATCTCTCAAACCCGCCAACATCGAACTCCCGCTTCATCTCCCGTTACATCGATGTCCCAAACGACGCGCTCTTCGCCTTCGGGCATGGTCTTTCCTACACCCAATTCGCTTACTCTGGGGTCCGGCTATCCAAGCCAGGTATCCAGCTTAAGCAGGTTACTGAAAATGGGACCTCACCGTTGATCATCGCTACGGCAACGATTTCGAACACTGGAAATCGGAGGGCAACGGAAGTGGTGCAGTGTTACGTCAGAAATCTAGGTGCGAGCATTGAACAGCCTGTAAGAAGTTTGAAGGGATTCCAGCGGGTGACTCTCAATCCCGGTGAATCGAGAGATGTGACCTTTAATCTGGGCTTTGATGAGCTCGCCTTCTACAACATTCACAGCAAAGCAGTGATGGAGCCAACGGAGTACACCGTCTGGATCGGCGGTAGCTCACTTGCAACGGAGAATGCTAAATTTACCGTTGCCCCTTAA